One part of the Ursus arctos isolate Adak ecotype North America unplaced genomic scaffold, UrsArc2.0 scaffold_14, whole genome shotgun sequence genome encodes these proteins:
- the PTBP1 gene encoding polypyrimidine tract-binding protein 1 isoform X1 yields the protein MDGIVPDIAVGTKRGSDELFSACVTNGPFIMSSSSASAANGNDSKKFKGDNRSAGVPSRVIHIRKLPGDVTEGEVISLGLPFGKVTNLLMLKGKNQAFIEMNTEEAANTMVNYYTSVTPVLRGQPIYIQFSNHKELKTDSSPNQARAQAALQAVNSVQSGNLALAASAAAVDAGMAMAGQSPVLRIIVENLFYPVTLDVLHQIFSKFGTVLKIITFTKNNQFQALLQYADPVSAQHAKLSLDGQNIYNACCTLRIDFSKLTSLNVKYNNDKSRDYTRPDLPSGDSQPSLDQTMAAAFGAPGIMSASPYAGAGFPPTFAIPQAAGLSVPNVHGALAPLAIPSAAAAAAAAGRIAIPGLAGAGNSVLLVSNLNPERVTPQSLFILFGVYGDVQRVKILFNKKENALVQMADGSQAQLAMSHLNGHKLHGKPVRITLSKHQNVQLPREGQEDQGLTKDYGNSPLHRFKKPGSKNFQNIFPPSATLHLSNIPPSVSEDDLKILFSSNGGIVKGFKFFQKDRKMALIQMGSVEEAIQALIDLHNHDLGENHHLRVSFSKSTI from the exons CGGGGATCCGACGAGCTTTTCTCTGCCTGTGTCACTAACGGACCCTTTATCATGAGCAGCAGCTCGGCCTCTGCAG CAAATGGGAACGACAGCAAGAAGTTTAAGGGCGACAACAGAAGCGCAGGCGTGCCCTCCAGAGTGATCCACATCCGGAAGCTCCCCGGCGACGTCACCGAGGGCGAGGTCATTTCCCTGGGGCTGCCCTTCGGGAAGGTCACCAACCTCCTgatgctgaaagggaaaaatcag GCCTTCATCGAGATGAACACAGAGGAGGCTGCCAACACCATGGTGAACTATTACACCTCCGTGACGCCCGTGCTGCGAGGCCAGCCCATCTACATCCAGTTCTCCAACCACAAGGAGCTCAAGACGGACAGCTCGCCCAACCAGGCA CGGGCCCAGGCAGCACTGCAGGCGGTGAACTCGGTGCAGTCGGGGAACTTGGCCCTGGCAGCCTCGGCCGCTGCAGTGGATGCCGGGATGGCCATGGCCGGCCAGAGCCCAGTGCTCCGGATCATCGTGGAGAACCTGTTCTACCCAGTGACTTTGGACGTGCTCCACCAG ATCTTCTCCAAGTTCGGCACAGTTCTGAAGATCATCACTTTCACCAAGAATAACCAGTTCCAGGCGCTGCTGCAGTACGCCGACCCCGTGAGCGCCCAGCACGCCAAGCTG TCTCTGGACGGACAGAACATCTACAATGCCTGCTGTACGCTCCGCATAGACTTCTCCAAGCTCACCAGCCTCAACGTCAAGTACAACAATGACAAGAGTCGTGACTACACGCGCCCTGACCTGCCCTCTGGCGACAGCCAGCCCTCGCTGGATCAGACCATGGCTGCCGCCTTCG GTGCACCTGGTATAATGTCAGCCTCTCCGTATGCAGGAGCTGGTTTCCCTCCCACCTTTGCAATTCCTCAAGCTGCAG GTCTCTCTGTTCCTAACGTGCATGGGGCCCTGGCGCCTCTGGCCATTCCatcagcagcggcggcggcggcagcagccgGGCGGATCGCCATCCCAGgcctggcaggggcagggaatTCCGTCCTGCTGGTCAGCAACCTCAACCCCGAG AGAGTCACACCCCAAAGCCTCTTTATTCTTTTCG GCGTGTACGGCGACGTGCAGCGGGTGAAGATCCTGTTCAACAAGAAGGAGAACGCCCTGGTGCAGATGGCCGACGGGAGCCAGGCGCAGCTGG CCATGAGCCACCTCAACGGGCACAAGCTGCATGGGAAGCCGGTGCGCATCACGCTGTCCAAGCACCAGAACGTGCAGCTGCCCCGCGAGGGCCAGGAGGACCAGGGCCTCACCAAGGACTATGGCAACTCCCCCCTGCACCGCTTTAAGAAGCCCGGCTCCAAGAACTTCCAGAACATCTTCCCGCCCTCGGCCACCCTGCACCTCTCCAACATCCC gcCCTCTGTGTCCGAGGATGACCTGAAGATCCTTTTCTCCAGCAACGGCGGGATCGTCAAGGGGTTCAAGTTCTTCCA gaAGGACCGCAAGATGGCGCTGATCCAGATGGGCTCCGTGGAGGAGGCCATCCAGGCGCTCATCGACCTGCACAACCACGACCTGGGCGAGAACCACCACCTGCGGGTCTCCTTCTCCAAGTCCACCATCTAG
- the PTBP1 gene encoding polypyrimidine tract-binding protein 1 isoform X2, which produces MDGIVPDIAVGTKRGSDELFSACVTNGPFIMSSSSASAANGNDSKKFKGDNRSAGVPSRVIHIRKLPGDVTEGEVISLGLPFGKVTNLLMLKGKNQAFIEMNTEEAANTMVNYYTSVTPVLRGQPIYIQFSNHKELKTDSSPNQARAQAALQAVNSVQSGNLALAASAAAVDAGMAMAGQSPVLRIIVENLFYPVTLDVLHQIFSKFGTVLKIITFTKNNQFQALLQYADPVSAQHAKLSLDGQNIYNACCTLRIDFSKLTSLNVKYNNDKSRDYTRPDLPSGDSQPSLDQTMAAAFGLSVPNVHGALAPLAIPSAAAAAAAAGRIAIPGLAGAGNSVLLVSNLNPERVTPQSLFILFGVYGDVQRVKILFNKKENALVQMADGSQAQLAMSHLNGHKLHGKPVRITLSKHQNVQLPREGQEDQGLTKDYGNSPLHRFKKPGSKNFQNIFPPSATLHLSNIPPSVSEDDLKILFSSNGGIVKGFKFFQKDRKMALIQMGSVEEAIQALIDLHNHDLGENHHLRVSFSKSTI; this is translated from the exons CGGGGATCCGACGAGCTTTTCTCTGCCTGTGTCACTAACGGACCCTTTATCATGAGCAGCAGCTCGGCCTCTGCAG CAAATGGGAACGACAGCAAGAAGTTTAAGGGCGACAACAGAAGCGCAGGCGTGCCCTCCAGAGTGATCCACATCCGGAAGCTCCCCGGCGACGTCACCGAGGGCGAGGTCATTTCCCTGGGGCTGCCCTTCGGGAAGGTCACCAACCTCCTgatgctgaaagggaaaaatcag GCCTTCATCGAGATGAACACAGAGGAGGCTGCCAACACCATGGTGAACTATTACACCTCCGTGACGCCCGTGCTGCGAGGCCAGCCCATCTACATCCAGTTCTCCAACCACAAGGAGCTCAAGACGGACAGCTCGCCCAACCAGGCA CGGGCCCAGGCAGCACTGCAGGCGGTGAACTCGGTGCAGTCGGGGAACTTGGCCCTGGCAGCCTCGGCCGCTGCAGTGGATGCCGGGATGGCCATGGCCGGCCAGAGCCCAGTGCTCCGGATCATCGTGGAGAACCTGTTCTACCCAGTGACTTTGGACGTGCTCCACCAG ATCTTCTCCAAGTTCGGCACAGTTCTGAAGATCATCACTTTCACCAAGAATAACCAGTTCCAGGCGCTGCTGCAGTACGCCGACCCCGTGAGCGCCCAGCACGCCAAGCTG TCTCTGGACGGACAGAACATCTACAATGCCTGCTGTACGCTCCGCATAGACTTCTCCAAGCTCACCAGCCTCAACGTCAAGTACAACAATGACAAGAGTCGTGACTACACGCGCCCTGACCTGCCCTCTGGCGACAGCCAGCCCTCGCTGGATCAGACCATGGCTGCCGCCTTCG GTCTCTCTGTTCCTAACGTGCATGGGGCCCTGGCGCCTCTGGCCATTCCatcagcagcggcggcggcggcagcagccgGGCGGATCGCCATCCCAGgcctggcaggggcagggaatTCCGTCCTGCTGGTCAGCAACCTCAACCCCGAG AGAGTCACACCCCAAAGCCTCTTTATTCTTTTCG GCGTGTACGGCGACGTGCAGCGGGTGAAGATCCTGTTCAACAAGAAGGAGAACGCCCTGGTGCAGATGGCCGACGGGAGCCAGGCGCAGCTGG CCATGAGCCACCTCAACGGGCACAAGCTGCATGGGAAGCCGGTGCGCATCACGCTGTCCAAGCACCAGAACGTGCAGCTGCCCCGCGAGGGCCAGGAGGACCAGGGCCTCACCAAGGACTATGGCAACTCCCCCCTGCACCGCTTTAAGAAGCCCGGCTCCAAGAACTTCCAGAACATCTTCCCGCCCTCGGCCACCCTGCACCTCTCCAACATCCC gcCCTCTGTGTCCGAGGATGACCTGAAGATCCTTTTCTCCAGCAACGGCGGGATCGTCAAGGGGTTCAAGTTCTTCCA gaAGGACCGCAAGATGGCGCTGATCCAGATGGGCTCCGTGGAGGAGGCCATCCAGGCGCTCATCGACCTGCACAACCACGACCTGGGCGAGAACCACCACCTGCGGGTCTCCTTCTCCAAGTCCACCATCTAG
- the PTBP1 gene encoding polypyrimidine tract-binding protein 1 isoform X3, giving the protein MSSSSASAANGNDSKKFKGDNRSAGVPSRVIHIRKLPGDVTEGEVISLGLPFGKVTNLLMLKGKNQAFIEMNTEEAANTMVNYYTSVTPVLRGQPIYIQFSNHKELKTDSSPNQARAQAALQAVNSVQSGNLALAASAAAVDAGMAMAGQSPVLRIIVENLFYPVTLDVLHQIFSKFGTVLKIITFTKNNQFQALLQYADPVSAQHAKLSLDGQNIYNACCTLRIDFSKLTSLNVKYNNDKSRDYTRPDLPSGDSQPSLDQTMAAAFGAPGIMSASPYAGAGFPPTFAIPQAAGLSVPNVHGALAPLAIPSAAAAAAAAGRIAIPGLAGAGNSVLLVSNLNPERVTPQSLFILFGVYGDVQRVKILFNKKENALVQMADGSQAQLAMSHLNGHKLHGKPVRITLSKHQNVQLPREGQEDQGLTKDYGNSPLHRFKKPGSKNFQNIFPPSATLHLSNIPPSVSEDDLKILFSSNGGIVKGFKFFQKDRKMALIQMGSVEEAIQALIDLHNHDLGENHHLRVSFSKSTI; this is encoded by the exons ATGAGCAGCAGCTCGGCCTCTGCAG CAAATGGGAACGACAGCAAGAAGTTTAAGGGCGACAACAGAAGCGCAGGCGTGCCCTCCAGAGTGATCCACATCCGGAAGCTCCCCGGCGACGTCACCGAGGGCGAGGTCATTTCCCTGGGGCTGCCCTTCGGGAAGGTCACCAACCTCCTgatgctgaaagggaaaaatcag GCCTTCATCGAGATGAACACAGAGGAGGCTGCCAACACCATGGTGAACTATTACACCTCCGTGACGCCCGTGCTGCGAGGCCAGCCCATCTACATCCAGTTCTCCAACCACAAGGAGCTCAAGACGGACAGCTCGCCCAACCAGGCA CGGGCCCAGGCAGCACTGCAGGCGGTGAACTCGGTGCAGTCGGGGAACTTGGCCCTGGCAGCCTCGGCCGCTGCAGTGGATGCCGGGATGGCCATGGCCGGCCAGAGCCCAGTGCTCCGGATCATCGTGGAGAACCTGTTCTACCCAGTGACTTTGGACGTGCTCCACCAG ATCTTCTCCAAGTTCGGCACAGTTCTGAAGATCATCACTTTCACCAAGAATAACCAGTTCCAGGCGCTGCTGCAGTACGCCGACCCCGTGAGCGCCCAGCACGCCAAGCTG TCTCTGGACGGACAGAACATCTACAATGCCTGCTGTACGCTCCGCATAGACTTCTCCAAGCTCACCAGCCTCAACGTCAAGTACAACAATGACAAGAGTCGTGACTACACGCGCCCTGACCTGCCCTCTGGCGACAGCCAGCCCTCGCTGGATCAGACCATGGCTGCCGCCTTCG GTGCACCTGGTATAATGTCAGCCTCTCCGTATGCAGGAGCTGGTTTCCCTCCCACCTTTGCAATTCCTCAAGCTGCAG GTCTCTCTGTTCCTAACGTGCATGGGGCCCTGGCGCCTCTGGCCATTCCatcagcagcggcggcggcggcagcagccgGGCGGATCGCCATCCCAGgcctggcaggggcagggaatTCCGTCCTGCTGGTCAGCAACCTCAACCCCGAG AGAGTCACACCCCAAAGCCTCTTTATTCTTTTCG GCGTGTACGGCGACGTGCAGCGGGTGAAGATCCTGTTCAACAAGAAGGAGAACGCCCTGGTGCAGATGGCCGACGGGAGCCAGGCGCAGCTGG CCATGAGCCACCTCAACGGGCACAAGCTGCATGGGAAGCCGGTGCGCATCACGCTGTCCAAGCACCAGAACGTGCAGCTGCCCCGCGAGGGCCAGGAGGACCAGGGCCTCACCAAGGACTATGGCAACTCCCCCCTGCACCGCTTTAAGAAGCCCGGCTCCAAGAACTTCCAGAACATCTTCCCGCCCTCGGCCACCCTGCACCTCTCCAACATCCC gcCCTCTGTGTCCGAGGATGACCTGAAGATCCTTTTCTCCAGCAACGGCGGGATCGTCAAGGGGTTCAAGTTCTTCCA gaAGGACCGCAAGATGGCGCTGATCCAGATGGGCTCCGTGGAGGAGGCCATCCAGGCGCTCATCGACCTGCACAACCACGACCTGGGCGAGAACCACCACCTGCGGGTCTCCTTCTCCAAGTCCACCATCTAG